One part of the Hydra vulgaris chromosome 01, alternate assembly HydraT2T_AEP genome encodes these proteins:
- the LOC105845269 gene encoding cytochrome P450 4V2 isoform X3, whose amino-acid sequence MAFILLIFFLLLITLFLIWIYWVRSYNLNFVPSPLRFPLFGCALFLKSESNELFKQVRRFFSEFGSAFCLWIGPKPVLMTGNIDHIQTVLKSQKIITKSSSYTFLNEWLGTGLLTSTGAKWKSRRKVLTKAFHFSIINSYVDSFYQNSVSLNNHLENHSGVPINIQALMSLFTLDIICETAMGFKLNSMKNLNCDYVNAVEEVKILLIERQKSPWLWNKFVYKLFSSGKKFYSQLQILKSFTKKIVNKRIKSYSLSSNGCKSFLDLLIDAYSQGKIDLEGIYEEVDTFMFAGHDTTAAALSYIFLMLGTHPKVQKKLHEEIDTNANINSNENLSEKIRKMEYLDCVIKESLRLHPPVSVFGRILEEDTIFSNHLVGKGADIILCPETLHTDPLYWENHRSFIPERFSNVEFAFRQPYLYIPFSAGPRNCIGQKFALMEIKIAIFVVMSKFIVTAVEQSLCPMATFIQRYENGVLMLFEERKKGPSELFLKNSEKCSLEGVSALRKEELLGLKV is encoded by the exons ATggcatttattttattgatattctttttacttttaataacattatttttaatatggatTTACTGGGTAAGAAGCTACAACCTGAACTTTGTACCTTCGCCTTTAAGATTTCCTCTATTTGGTTGTGCTTTGTTTTTGAAGAGTGAAAgcaatgaactttttaaacaagttcGTAggtttttttcagaatttggATCTGCATTCTGTTTATGGATTGGCCCTAAACCAGTTTTAATGACAGGAAATATCGATCATATACAAACAGTATTAAAAAGTCAGAAAATAATCACTAAAAGCTCGTCCTACACTTTTCTTAATGAATGGCTAGGAACAGGGCTTTTAACAAGTACCGGAGCCAAATGGAAATCCAGAAGGAAAGTTCTTACAAAAGcatttcatttttcaattattaatagTTATGTTGATAGTTTTTATCAGAATTCAGTTTCGCTAAACAATCACCTTGAAAATCATTCTGGAGTACCTATTAATATACAAGCATTAATGAGTTTATTTACTCTTGATATTATATGCGAAACAGCTATGGGTTTTAAACTAAATTCCATGAAAAATCTGAATTGTGATTATGTAAATGCTGTAGAAGAGGTTAAAATTCTATTAATTGAACGCCAAAAAAGTCCATGGTTGTGGAACAAGtttgtatataaacttttttcatctgGGAAAAAATTCTACTCACAACTTcagattttaaaatcattcacaaaaaaaattgtaaataagagaattaaaagttattctttgTCTTCAAATGGCTGCAAATCTTTCTTAGATCTGTTAATTGATGCTTATAGTCAAGGCAAAATTGATTTGGAAGGCATTTATGAAGAAGTTGATACATTTATGTTTGCAGGGCATGACACAACTGCTGCTGCTttgagttatatttttttaatgctaggCACTCACCCAAAAGTGCAAAAAAAGTTACATGAAGAAATTGATACAAATGCAAATATAAATtctaatgaaaatttatctgaaaaaataaggaaaatggAGTATCTTGACTGTGTAATCAAAGAATCTTTAAGGCTTCATCCTCCTGTATCAGTCTTTGGACGTATCTTAGAAGAAGATACTATATTCAGCAATCATTTGGTAGGTAAGGGTGCAGATATTATTTTGTGTCCAGAAACTTTGCACACTGATCCTTTATATTGGGAAAATCATAGATCTTTTATACCAGAACGATTTTCTAATGTTGAATTTGCATTTCGCCAGCCATATTTGTATATTCCATTTTCTGCTGGTCCCAGGAATTGTATTGGTCAAAAATTTGCATTGATGGAAATTAAAATTGCTATATTTGTAGTTATGTCTAAATTCATTGTAACTGCAGTTGAACAAAGTTTATGTCCAATGGCTACATTTATCCAAAGATATGAAAATGGAGTTTTGATGCTGTTTGAGGAAcgaaaaaaag gACCGTCTGagctatttttaaagaatagtGAAAAATGTTCTTTAGAAGGTGTAAGCGCATTACGTAAAGAAGAACTTTTGGgtttaaaagtttga